One segment of Agromyces albus DNA contains the following:
- a CDS encoding IclR family transcriptional regulator — MTEHAADRSAGRATDYSAPALDKALDILELLAGEAGGLTQTEIAEAVGRNVSQIYRVLATLERRGYLTRDGSGRYVLSMALFDLAHRHPPLRGLVQLAAGPMRALADEIRQSCNLSVDDAGAVRVIAQAESPADFGYQVRVGARFPLESTATGAVLSMRSTDAAAAAEPAVLLSGDAEQLAAGYLTRPDRLQAGITDVVVAITDRRGDTVAALTVPYIGTSYSAVELDDVVAAARATGAEISARLGGR, encoded by the coding sequence ATGACTGAACACGCTGCCGATCGCAGTGCCGGCCGCGCGACCGACTACTCGGCGCCCGCGCTCGACAAGGCGCTCGACATCCTCGAGCTCCTCGCGGGCGAGGCCGGCGGACTCACCCAGACCGAGATCGCCGAGGCGGTCGGCCGCAACGTCAGCCAGATCTACCGGGTGCTCGCGACGCTCGAGCGCCGCGGCTACCTCACGCGCGACGGCTCGGGGCGCTACGTGCTCTCGATGGCGCTCTTCGACCTCGCTCACCGTCACCCGCCGTTGCGCGGCCTCGTGCAGCTCGCCGCCGGGCCGATGCGCGCGCTCGCCGACGAGATCCGCCAGTCGTGCAACCTCAGCGTCGACGACGCCGGCGCAGTGCGCGTCATCGCACAGGCCGAGTCGCCCGCCGACTTCGGGTACCAGGTGCGAGTGGGCGCGCGCTTCCCGCTCGAGAGCACGGCCACCGGGGCGGTGCTCTCGATGCGGTCGACGGATGCCGCTGCCGCCGCCGAGCCCGCTGTGCTCTTGTCGGGCGACGCCGAGCAGCTCGCCGCCGGCTACCTCACCCGGCCCGACCGGCTGCAGGCCGGCATCACCGACGTCGTGGTGGCGATCACCGATCGCAGAGGCGACACGGTCGCGGCGCTCACCGTGCCGTACATCGGCACGTCGTACAGCGCCGTCGAACTCGACGACGTGGTGGCCGCAGCCCGCGCGACTGGGGCGGAGATCTCGGCGCGCCTCGGCGGGCGCTGA
- a CDS encoding adenosylhomocysteinase, with product MSELLERGASRTRWIRSRMPLLAATRREFAERLPFAGRRVGMSLHLEPKTAVLLEVLAAGGAEIVATGNHGSTQDDVVAYLRDAGMTVFGRRDDTLAEHEANVASVVAARPDIVLDNGADLVAGIVAAGAAGSVIGGTEETTSGGIRLRTELTGRVPFPTIVINDSQLKAIGENRHGVGQSVVESIMRITNLMIPGRRFVVAGYGWCGRGIAQYLRAFGGRVAVAEIDEIKAFEAALDGYRVDELGNLAEWGEFFITATGHPGIITEEIIERMPSGAVLANAGHFPWEIDTEALYRGSTAVTELDAAIEQIDLPDGRELILLAGGRMVNLAGREPKGNSLEAMDLGFLLQSLSLERVATAAASLAPGAQPVPDDLEREIARLFVRALGANR from the coding sequence ATGTCCGAACTCCTCGAGCGCGGTGCCTCTCGCACCAGATGGATCAGGTCCCGGATGCCGCTCCTCGCCGCAACCCGTCGCGAGTTCGCCGAACGCCTGCCGTTCGCCGGCCGCCGCGTCGGCATGTCGCTGCACCTCGAGCCGAAGACCGCGGTGCTCCTCGAGGTGCTCGCCGCCGGCGGAGCCGAGATCGTCGCGACCGGCAACCACGGCTCGACGCAAGACGACGTCGTCGCCTACCTGCGTGACGCCGGCATGACCGTCTTCGGACGCCGCGACGACACCCTGGCCGAGCACGAGGCGAACGTGGCATCCGTCGTCGCGGCACGACCCGACATCGTGCTCGACAACGGCGCCGACCTCGTGGCGGGCATCGTCGCCGCGGGTGCGGCCGGCTCGGTGATCGGCGGAACCGAAGAGACGACGAGCGGCGGCATCCGTCTGCGCACCGAGCTCACGGGCCGCGTGCCGTTCCCGACGATCGTCATCAACGACAGCCAGTTGAAGGCCATCGGCGAGAACCGGCACGGCGTCGGCCAGTCGGTCGTCGAGAGCATCATGCGCATCACGAACCTGATGATCCCGGGGCGGCGGTTCGTGGTCGCCGGCTACGGCTGGTGCGGGCGAGGAATCGCGCAGTACCTCAGGGCGTTCGGCGGGCGCGTGGCCGTCGCCGAGATCGACGAGATCAAGGCGTTCGAGGCGGCGCTCGACGGTTACCGCGTCGACGAGCTCGGCAACCTCGCCGAGTGGGGCGAGTTCTTCATCACGGCGACCGGCCATCCCGGCATCATCACCGAGGAGATCATCGAACGGATGCCGAGTGGCGCCGTGCTGGCGAACGCCGGCCACTTCCCGTGGGAGATCGACACCGAGGCGCTGTACCGCGGCTCGACGGCGGTCACCGAGCTCGATGCGGCGATCGAGCAGATCGACCTCCCCGACGGACGCGAGCTCATCCTGCTCGCCGGCGGACGCATGGTGAATCTCGCGGGCCGGGAGCCCAAGGGCAACTCGCTCGAGGCGATGGACCTCGGGTTCCTGCTGCAGTCGCTCTCGCTCGAGCGGGTCGCCACGGCGGCGGCGTCGCTCGCGCCGGGCGCCCAGCCCGTGCCCGACGACCTCGAGCGCGAGATCGCCCGCTTGTTCGTGCGGGCGCTCGGCGCGAACCGCTGA
- a CDS encoding ricin-type beta-trefoil lectin domain protein codes for MGIVLAAALLTAVAAPLPAVAAPSIGPGGTSEFRGVNWADPRDNYADDEVVPSGLDTDDDYRTTYAKASDIVLEFRKEVGANTVRLPINPSSVGTAWWESYQGAIDAATRHGFKVILSYWEADNAKDGRADDPAAFDAMWDTVVAEYGKNPLVYFEPMNEPFGYTLDEWVSLTSGWLDDHSDVPRKRVIISGTGYNDDVTGVGAAEELEGTLLSLHFYGFWADHTTEEEWKQNLLPRIGEYGWRTVVSEAGSPMTTGLNYGNHEGDVYTSYLGALTEVARDQGIGLVYWPGLRTNDAYTLTTLSADGELEVTNESGLAQIQWGWGLLKEEQLNDLPPAPPGEPLVSVKHGVCVDVPGFSTTAGTTLGLWYCNGGGNQSFNWTAERELSVYGDLCVAPVDGVAAGSRLMIADCTGTPDQQWELNADLTISSAADAGLCLATPENEWGPVLAPCDATATTQQWTRG; via the coding sequence ATGGGCATCGTCCTCGCGGCGGCCCTCCTCACGGCGGTGGCCGCCCCACTCCCCGCCGTCGCCGCTCCCTCGATCGGCCCCGGCGGTACGAGTGAGTTCCGCGGGGTCAACTGGGCCGACCCGCGCGACAACTATGCCGACGACGAGGTCGTGCCGTCCGGACTGGACACTGACGACGACTACCGGACCACCTACGCCAAGGCGTCGGACATCGTGCTGGAGTTCCGCAAGGAGGTGGGCGCCAACACCGTGCGGCTGCCCATCAACCCGTCGAGCGTCGGCACGGCATGGTGGGAGTCGTACCAAGGCGCGATCGACGCCGCCACGCGCCACGGCTTCAAGGTCATCCTGAGTTACTGGGAGGCCGACAACGCCAAGGACGGCCGAGCCGACGACCCGGCGGCGTTCGACGCCATGTGGGACACCGTGGTCGCGGAGTACGGCAAGAACCCCCTCGTGTACTTCGAGCCCATGAACGAGCCGTTCGGCTACACCCTCGACGAGTGGGTCTCCCTCACCTCGGGCTGGCTCGACGACCACAGCGACGTCCCGCGCAAGCGCGTGATCATCTCGGGCACCGGCTACAACGACGACGTCACGGGCGTCGGCGCGGCCGAAGAGCTCGAGGGCACGCTGCTGTCGCTGCACTTCTACGGCTTCTGGGCCGACCACACCACCGAGGAGGAGTGGAAGCAGAACCTCCTGCCCCGAATCGGCGAGTACGGCTGGCGCACCGTGGTCTCCGAGGCGGGTTCACCCATGACCACGGGCCTCAACTACGGCAACCACGAGGGCGACGTCTACACGTCGTACCTCGGCGCGCTCACCGAGGTGGCCCGCGACCAGGGCATCGGCCTCGTCTACTGGCCCGGCCTGCGCACGAACGACGCCTACACGCTCACTACCTTGAGCGCGGACGGCGAGCTCGAGGTGACCAACGAGTCGGGCCTGGCGCAGATCCAGTGGGGCTGGGGTCTCCTCAAGGAGGAGCAGCTCAACGACCTGCCCCCCGCCCCTCCCGGCGAGCCGCTCGTGAGCGTGAAGCACGGTGTGTGCGTCGACGTCCCGGGATTCTCGACCACGGCCGGTACCACCCTCGGGCTCTGGTACTGCAACGGCGGCGGGAACCAGTCGTTCAACTGGACGGCCGAGCGCGAGCTCTCCGTCTACGGCGACCTGTGCGTCGCGCCCGTCGACGGGGTCGCCGCCGGCAGCCGGCTCATGATCGCCGACTGCACGGGCACGCCCGACCAGCAGTGGGAGCTCAACGCCGACCTCACGATCAGCAGCGCCGCGGATGCCGGCCTGTGCCTCGCCACCCCGGAGAACGAGTGGGGCCCGGTGCTCGCACCATGCGACGCGACCGCCACCACCCAGCAGTGGACTCGCGGATAG